One window of the bacterium genome contains the following:
- a CDS encoding DNA methylase, with the protein MKIHYNPKLKTYARELRKQGVLSEVLLWKYLRSRK; encoded by the coding sequence ATGAAGATTCATTACAATCCGAAATTGAAAACTTACGCCAGAGAACTTAGAAAGCAAGGGGTTTTATCGGAAGTATTGCTTTGGAAGTATTTGAGAAGCAGAAAGA